Proteins encoded in a region of the Cheilinus undulatus linkage group 8, ASM1832078v1, whole genome shotgun sequence genome:
- the LOC121513110 gene encoding sialoadhesin-like isoform X2: MVSLKWLLFFIFIFSTALQTKASAWKAKVPSSVKGLLGSCVVIPCTFDYPDPKRTLTEISGMWTNADHQLICHTVQSKVIQQFRGRTELLGDVRQKNCTLKIDPLKESDRGPLNFRIEMANYEKYSYRQSAVTIAINREPDPISLSVKDELVEGETVSASCSASHSCPFSPPLLNWSLSGKETLQHQQHDNGQWQTTSTLTFHPTNADHGKALQCNVTYKGEKHLTASKVLKVKYAPMDVKVEYKSDVKEGESVRLKCSSDANPPANSYDWSNETGAQLHHGKVYMLRSVSRHTGALYCTASNTVGQGKSSPVHLNVLHAPEIKTVSSCSSEADMVKCVCIAESRPPSMVHFVLSDRVLPKAKVEKHGPVTIGTIQAKFGSSEFVHCLANNTQGSANLTLYFPVNSKMQSIYVFIAIGTAVILVILFMAVGIKKCRGRSEAASETQLSTMKAHKDVEHSQYAATQRQERAYDDVDLQGIYTNDHVYGNMETDPDDAIYANV; the protein is encoded by the exons ATGGTTTCTTTGAAatggctgttgtttttcatctttattttctctACAG CTCTCCAAACCAAAGCCTCTGCCTGGAAAGCAAAGGTGCCCTCCTCAGTGAAAGGTCTCCTCGGATCATGTGTGGTGATCCCCTGCACATTTGACTACCCAGATCCAAAGAGGacgctcactgaaatctctgggaTGTGGACCAACGCTGACCATCAGTTAATCTGTCATACAGTTCAGTCTAAAGTAATTCAGCAGTTCAGAGGTCGTACGGAGCTGCTGGGAGACGTCAGACAGAAGAACTGTACTCTGAAGATTGACCCTCTTAAAGAAAGTGACCGGGGGCCTTTGAATTTCAGGATAGAAATGGCAAACTACGAAAAGTATTCTTACAGACAGAGCGCTGTTACCATTGCAATAAACA GGGAACCAGATCCGATCAGTCTCTCAGTGAAAGATGAGCTAGTGGAGGGTGAAACTGTGTCTGCGTCTTGCTCTGCGTCTCACTCCTGCCccttctctcctcccctcctgaACTGGAGTCTCTCTGGGAAGGAAACTCTCCAACATCAGCAGCATGATAATGGCCAGTGGCAAACAACATCCACTCTAACTTTTCACCCAACCAACGCTGATCATGGGAAGGCTTTACAATGCAACGTGACATACAAGGGAGAGAAGCACCTGACCGCATCCAAAGTCTTAAAAGTTAAAT ATGCCCCAATGGATGTGAAGGTTGAGTATAAGTCAGATGTAAAGGAGGGGGAATCCGTACGTCTGAAATGCTCCAGTGATGCTAACCCTCCGGCCAACAGCTATGACTGGTCTAATGAAACTGGTGCTCAGCTGCATCATGGGAAGGTCTACATGCTGCGCAGTGTCTCCAGGCACACAGGAGCTCTGTACTGTACTGCCAGTAATACAGTAGGACAAGGAAAATCAAGCCCTGTGCACCTCAATGTGTTAC ACGCCCCTGAGATTAAGACCGTCTCTTCCTGCTCCTCGGAGGCAGACATGGTAAAGTGTGTGTGCATTGCAGAGTCCAGGCCTCCCAGCATGGTTCACTTTGTGCTCTCTGACAGAGTCCTGCCTAAAGCCAAGGTAGAGAAACACGGCCCTGTCACCATCGGGACGATACAGGCTAAGTTTGGCTCCTCAGAGTTTGTCCACTGTCTGGCAAACAACACGCAGGGCAGCGCCAACCTCACGCTCTATTTCCCTGTTAACA GTAAGATGCAGAGTATTTATGTTTTCATCGCTATTGGAACAGCTGTGATTTTGGTGATACTTTTCATGGCAGTTGGAATTAAAAAATG TAGGGGGAGGTCTGAGGCTGCATCAGAAACACAACTGAGCACCATGaaggcccataaagatgtggaGCATTCTCAGTATGCTGCAACACAAAG ACAAGAGAGAGCCTATGATGATGTAGATTTACAAGGCATTTATACCAATGATCACGTATATGGAAACATGGAG ACTGACCCGGATGATGCGATATACGCTAACGTGTAA
- the LOC121513110 gene encoding myelin-associated glycoprotein-like isoform X1: MVSLKWLLFFIFIFSTALQTKASAWKAKVPSSVKGLLGSCVVIPCTFDYPDPKRTLTEISGMWTNADHQLICHTVQSKVIQQFRGRTELLGDVRQKNCTLKIDPLKESDRGPLNFRIEMANYEKYSYRQSAVTIAINREPDPISLSVKDELVEGETVSASCSASHSCPFSPPLLNWSLSGKETLQHQQHDNGQWQTTSTLTFHPTNADHGKALQCNVTYKGEKHLTASKVLKVKYAPMDVKVEYKSDVKEGESVRLKCSSDANPPANSYDWSNETGAQLHHGKVYMLRSVSRHTGALYCTASNTVGQGKSSPVHLNVLHAPLNVKVEYESDVKEGESVRLKCSSDANPPASSFDWSNETGAQLHHGKVYMLHNVSRHTGALYCTANNTVGQGKSSPVHLSVLHAPEIKTVSSCSSEADMVKCVCIAESRPPSMVHFVLSDRVLPKAKVEKHGPVTIGTIQAKFGSSEFVHCLANNTQGSANLTLYFPVNSKMQSIYVFIAIGTAVILVILFMAVGIKKCRGRSEAASETQLSTMKAHKDVEHSQYAATQRQERAYDDVDLQGIYTNDHVYGNMETDPDDAIYANV; the protein is encoded by the exons ATGGTTTCTTTGAAatggctgttgtttttcatctttattttctctACAG CTCTCCAAACCAAAGCCTCTGCCTGGAAAGCAAAGGTGCCCTCCTCAGTGAAAGGTCTCCTCGGATCATGTGTGGTGATCCCCTGCACATTTGACTACCCAGATCCAAAGAGGacgctcactgaaatctctgggaTGTGGACCAACGCTGACCATCAGTTAATCTGTCATACAGTTCAGTCTAAAGTAATTCAGCAGTTCAGAGGTCGTACGGAGCTGCTGGGAGACGTCAGACAGAAGAACTGTACTCTGAAGATTGACCCTCTTAAAGAAAGTGACCGGGGGCCTTTGAATTTCAGGATAGAAATGGCAAACTACGAAAAGTATTCTTACAGACAGAGCGCTGTTACCATTGCAATAAACA GGGAACCAGATCCGATCAGTCTCTCAGTGAAAGATGAGCTAGTGGAGGGTGAAACTGTGTCTGCGTCTTGCTCTGCGTCTCACTCCTGCCccttctctcctcccctcctgaACTGGAGTCTCTCTGGGAAGGAAACTCTCCAACATCAGCAGCATGATAATGGCCAGTGGCAAACAACATCCACTCTAACTTTTCACCCAACCAACGCTGATCATGGGAAGGCTTTACAATGCAACGTGACATACAAGGGAGAGAAGCACCTGACCGCATCCAAAGTCTTAAAAGTTAAAT ATGCCCCAATGGATGTGAAGGTTGAGTATAAGTCAGATGTAAAGGAGGGGGAATCCGTACGTCTGAAATGCTCCAGTGATGCTAACCCTCCGGCCAACAGCTATGACTGGTCTAATGAAACTGGTGCTCAGCTGCATCATGGGAAGGTCTACATGCTGCGCAGTGTCTCCAGGCACACAGGAGCTCTGTACTGTACTGCCAGTAATACAGTAGGACAAGGAAAATCAAGCCCTGTGCACCTCAATGTGTTAC ACGCCCCACTGAATGTGAAGGTTGAGTATGAGTCAGATGTAAAGGAGGGGGAATCCGTACGTCTGAAATGCTCCAGTGATGCTAACCCTCCAGCCAGCAGCTTTGACTGGTCTAATGAAACTGGTGCTCAGCTGCATCATGGGAAGGTCTACATGTTGCACAATGTCTCCAGGCACACAGGAGCTCTGTACTGTACTGCCAATAATACAGTAGGACAAGGAAAATCAAGCCCTGTGCACCTCAGTGTGTTAC ACGCCCCTGAGATTAAGACCGTCTCTTCCTGCTCCTCGGAGGCAGACATGGTAAAGTGTGTGTGCATTGCAGAGTCCAGGCCTCCCAGCATGGTTCACTTTGTGCTCTCTGACAGAGTCCTGCCTAAAGCCAAGGTAGAGAAACACGGCCCTGTCACCATCGGGACGATACAGGCTAAGTTTGGCTCCTCAGAGTTTGTCCACTGTCTGGCAAACAACACGCAGGGCAGCGCCAACCTCACGCTCTATTTCCCTGTTAACA GTAAGATGCAGAGTATTTATGTTTTCATCGCTATTGGAACAGCTGTGATTTTGGTGATACTTTTCATGGCAGTTGGAATTAAAAAATG TAGGGGGAGGTCTGAGGCTGCATCAGAAACACAACTGAGCACCATGaaggcccataaagatgtggaGCATTCTCAGTATGCTGCAACACAAAG ACAAGAGAGAGCCTATGATGATGTAGATTTACAAGGCATTTATACCAATGATCACGTATATGGAAACATGGAG ACTGACCCGGATGATGCGATATACGCTAACGTGTAA